The Burkholderia pyrrocinia genome includes a region encoding these proteins:
- a CDS encoding tetratricopeptide repeat protein translates to MTVEHRHDAHAGASGNDARGLQQAAAILSRAQNWHSAGRFDDAAREYLAVLAKEPDNPQALHLYGVLQFQRGAADDAEALLRQSIAIAPGTRALSDLGAIAGERGRVDEALKHFAAALRATPDDVQTLVRHGNTLIGLRRYGDALASFDRALAVSPLVLDALCNRGSALRALGRFDEALDTYDRALMVDPRSFESWFNRGLVLRELQRPADALQCFDRANAIRPGVAAIMAERGRTLIDLDRPSEALAAFNEAIAADPARIDVLYNSAVALERLGRADESLARCERVLMLDPDHVRAHASRGNALLQLKRYDDALAGYARALALDPHSSETLCNRGTALRYLKRYDDALASYDAALARDARFAEAWTNRSSVLQDLHRYDEAMASLDRALALRPDHATNWLNRGNLHFETARTDDALAAYDRAIALHPDYAEAHFARASLYLIEGDFVRGWPEYEWRLRDAQLARHYRPFTQPAWQGDTPLDGRTVLIHAEQGFGDTLQFCRYVPLVAARGARVVFEVPPPLRALMASLHGTAHVIARGEPLPAFDLQTPLLSLPHAFRTDEATIPRADAYLHADPQRMRQWGALLGARRRPRIGLAWAGNPEHRNDHNRSIDFARLAPLFDLDVEWISLQKPMRERDEALLADAPILRVDDELGDFADTAALIGALDLVIAVDSAVAHLAGALGHSVWVLLPDPAEWRWMRSRGDSPWYPSARLFRQPAPGDWTGAIDAVRAAIQPMTR, encoded by the coding sequence GTGACGGTCGAGCACCGGCATGATGCACACGCGGGCGCGTCAGGGAACGACGCGCGCGGGCTACAGCAAGCGGCGGCGATCCTGAGCCGCGCACAAAACTGGCACAGCGCCGGGCGGTTCGACGACGCTGCGCGCGAATATCTCGCCGTGCTCGCGAAGGAGCCGGACAATCCTCAGGCGCTGCATCTGTACGGCGTACTGCAGTTCCAGCGCGGTGCGGCCGACGACGCCGAAGCGTTGCTGCGCCAGTCGATCGCGATCGCACCCGGTACGCGCGCGCTGTCGGATCTCGGCGCGATCGCCGGCGAGCGCGGCCGCGTCGACGAGGCGCTCAAGCATTTCGCGGCCGCGCTGCGCGCGACGCCCGACGACGTGCAGACGCTCGTGCGTCACGGCAATACGCTGATCGGGCTGCGCCGCTACGGCGACGCGCTGGCATCGTTCGACCGCGCGCTCGCCGTGTCGCCGCTCGTGCTCGATGCGCTCTGCAATCGCGGCAGCGCGCTGCGTGCGCTCGGCCGCTTCGACGAAGCGCTCGACACCTACGATCGCGCGCTGATGGTCGACCCGCGTTCGTTCGAATCGTGGTTCAACCGCGGCCTCGTGTTGCGCGAACTGCAGCGGCCGGCCGATGCGCTGCAGTGCTTCGACCGCGCCAACGCGATCCGGCCCGGCGTGGCCGCGATCATGGCCGAGCGCGGCCGCACGCTGATCGATCTCGACCGGCCGAGCGAGGCGCTCGCGGCGTTCAACGAAGCGATCGCGGCCGATCCCGCGCGGATCGACGTGCTCTACAACAGCGCGGTGGCGCTCGAACGGCTCGGTCGCGCGGACGAATCGCTCGCCCGCTGCGAGCGCGTGCTGATGCTCGATCCGGATCATGTCCGTGCCCATGCGAGCCGCGGCAATGCGTTGCTGCAGCTCAAGCGCTACGACGACGCGCTGGCCGGTTATGCGCGCGCGCTGGCGCTCGATCCGCACTCGTCGGAAACGCTGTGCAACCGCGGGACCGCGCTGCGTTATCTGAAACGTTACGACGACGCGCTGGCCAGCTACGATGCCGCGCTGGCGCGCGACGCGCGTTTCGCCGAAGCGTGGACCAACCGCAGCAGCGTGCTGCAGGACCTGCACCGCTACGATGAAGCGATGGCGTCGCTCGACCGCGCGCTTGCGCTGCGTCCCGATCACGCGACGAACTGGCTCAATCGCGGCAACCTGCATTTCGAAACGGCACGCACGGACGACGCGCTCGCCGCGTACGACCGCGCGATCGCGCTGCATCCCGACTATGCCGAAGCGCATTTCGCGCGCGCGTCGCTGTATCTGATCGAAGGCGATTTCGTGCGCGGCTGGCCCGAATACGAATGGCGGCTGCGCGATGCGCAGCTTGCGCGGCACTACCGACCGTTCACGCAGCCGGCGTGGCAGGGCGACACGCCGCTCGACGGCAGGACCGTGCTGATTCATGCGGAACAGGGGTTCGGCGACACGCTGCAATTCTGCCGCTACGTGCCGCTGGTGGCCGCGCGCGGCGCACGCGTCGTATTCGAGGTGCCGCCGCCGCTGCGCGCGCTGATGGCGTCGCTGCACGGTACGGCGCACGTGATCGCGCGCGGCGAGCCGCTGCCGGCGTTCGACCTTCAGACGCCGCTGCTGAGCCTGCCGCATGCGTTCCGCACCGACGAAGCCACCATTCCGCGCGCCGATGCCTACCTGCATGCGGACCCGCAGCGCATGCGCCAGTGGGGTGCGCTGCTCGGCGCACGGCGCCGGCCGCGCATCGGCCTCGCATGGGCCGGCAATCCGGAGCACCGGAACGATCACAACCGCTCGATCGATTTCGCCCGGCTCGCGCCGCTGTTCGATCTCGACGTCGAATGGATCAGCCTGCAAAAGCCCATGCGCGAACGCGACGAGGCGCTGCTCGCGGATGCACCGATACTGCGCGTCGACGACGAACTCGGCGACTTCGCGGATACGGCCGCGCTGATCGGCGCGCTGGATCTCGTGATCGCGGTCGATTCCGCGGTCGCGCATCTGGCGGGCGCGCTGGGTCATTCGGTCTGGGTGCTGCTGCCCGATCCGGCGGAGTGGCGCTGGATGCGGTCGCGCGGCGACAGCCCGTGGTATCCGTCCGCGCGGCTGTTCCGGCAGCCGGCGCCGGGGGACTGGACGGGCGCGATCGATGCGGTGCGCGCTGCGATTCAGCCGATGACACGTTAG